The Candidatus Woesearchaeota archaeon DNA window TTTTTAAGGGGGTTTGGATGGACAAGAAAGACACACCTTATCAGGGACTTGAAGGGAAAATAATCCCATTCGGCAAGCAGCCGGCTGATGGAATGAGATACCAGCCATTTGAACTATATGAACTAATGGCAAATGCCTCGTCTTCAGCCATGACACTCATAGAGCCTGTAAAAGGCGACTTCATCTACAGGGCAGCCAATGAGAGATTCCTCGAACAGCTCGGTGCAGAGAGCCATGAGGTCATAGGAAGCCCGCTATCAGATGTATGGCAGAGCTCATACTGCAATGTGAGAAACCATCTCATAACCGCAAGGACAGGCGAGAAAGTGCAATATGATGCCAGGTTCGCCTTTCCCAATGGCGCGGAGAGGCACTATGAGATCATCCTGCATCCGATAAAAGACGACAGGGGAAGAGTGATATACCTAATGGGTGAGATATCTGACATCACACGGCAGAAGATCCTTGAAGAGAGCGTGCAAAGGGTGCAGAGACATGAGCTCGAGGCAGAAGTCGCGCACATGATGGCGCATGATTTCAGGGGACAGCTCACTGCAATCATAGGCAATCTCGAAGTCGCAAGGAACTACGGGGATCCCCTAAAAATCAGGAGATGCATCGAGAATGCCTTCGAGGTATCCCTGCAGGCAGCAGACCAGGTGAACCAATACATGACAGACGCGACTGACAAAGGGAAAGAGGAAGAGGCAGACCTCAACAGCCTTGTCAGGAACAGCTTCAGGATAATGCAGGGTTTCAGGAAAGACATAACAATACATGCAGACCTCTGCCCTGATATCTGGGGGATAATGGCGAACCCGGTGAACATTAACAGGATGTTCATGAACCTGTACAAGAACGCATCAGAAGCCATGACAAGGAGCGGCGAACTGTTTGTGACGACGTGGAATACAGTGCTCGAATCAAGGCACATAACAGGATTCAAGGCAAGGCCCGGAGAGTATGCCGCTGTATCGATAAGGGATACAGGGCCGGGCATGGGGCCTGAAGTCTCAAAGCGTGCATTTGACCTGAATTTCACGACAAAAAGAGAGAAAGGGGGATCAGGTCTCGGATTATACTCAGTATTCACGATAGTGACGCAGCATCATGGCATGATAACCCTCAGCACAGCAGAAGGCAAAGGAGCAGAATTCACCATATGCCTGCCGGCAAGAGCGCAAGCCGCACCTGACAAGCCAGCACAAGGTCTTGTCATGATTGTCGACAAGAACCAGGAGACACTGAAAGGTGCAGCGAGATTATTGGAGGATCTGGGATACAGGGCCATCACTGCAGAGAACAATTTCGAGGCACTGCACGGGACACTGACAAACAAGGATGATATGGATGCGATACTCATCGAAGCGGACTTCGCAGGATCATTCACAGGAAGTCTCGTTGATTCACTGAAGCTGGCGACAACACCTGAAACTAGGATATTGCTTGCAGGAAACACTGACAGCCCAAGACGCGGCCGGCTGAATATCATAAAACCTTATACATCCATCTCCTTAAGAAAATTATTCCAGAAGGCACAAGAGGGTGCCTCTCAAGGATAGGCCCTTATTGATCACCCCTGGTCTGAATGGTGCAGAAATTGCTGTTCTATTGCCTCCAATCCAATTCGCTTTGCTGATGGGGTTGGGAGGATTTGAACCCCCATCGCCACCTCCCGAAGGTGGAATGATACCAAGTTACACCACAACCCCTTAAATACTTGGCTAACTAAAGCGGTCCGCGGGATTGCTAAATCCCGCTTGAACAGGGTGCAGCGTGACCTTACACGCTTATGATACCAAGTTACACCACAACCCCTTAAAGCTGTATATGGGAACGGGATTCTGACAATTATTATATAAATATTATGAAGAAAAAGGAGAAAAAAAGAAAAAATTAACTATATGTACCCCGGCCAGGCAGTCTCTCCGTAAGGAGTCGCTGAGACCCTGATCTTGCACTTGAGATCTCCGTCACCAGGCATGTTCAGATGAAGTGTGTCCATCTTCTTCATGTTATAGACCTGGTTCCCGCAGATA harbors:
- a CDS encoding PAS domain-containing protein; translation: MDKKDTPYQGLEGKIIPFGKQPADGMRYQPFELYELMANASSSAMTLIEPVKGDFIYRAANERFLEQLGAESHEVIGSPLSDVWQSSYCNVRNHLITARTGEKVQYDARFAFPNGAERHYEIILHPIKDDRGRVIYLMGEISDITRQKILEESVQRVQRHELEAEVAHMMAHDFRGQLTAIIGNLEVARNYGDPLKIRRCIENAFEVSLQAADQVNQYMTDATDKGKEEEADLNSLVRNSFRIMQGFRKDITIHADLCPDIWGIMANPVNINRMFMNLYKNASEAMTRSGELFVTTWNTVLESRHITGFKARPGEYAAVSIRDTGPGMGPEVSKRAFDLNFTTKREKGGSGLGLYSVFTIVTQHHGMITLSTAEGKGAEFTICLPARAQAAPDKPAQGLVMIVDKNQETLKGAARLLEDLGYRAITAENNFEALHGTLTNKDDMDAILIEADFAGSFTGSLVDSLKLATTPETRILLAGNTDSPRRGRLNIIKPYTSISLRKLFQKAQEGASQG